In the Microcoleus sp. AS-A8 genome, TTGAACCATTTTAATCGGTTGCATTTTAGGGAGTTTGAGCATTCCATCGCTGGTAATGCTCCAGTGTTGAGGAACGCGAAATGATTGGCGGTTACGCTTTTTCTTGAATACAGGAAAGTTACCCAGTTTCTTGAAGAAACGAACAAATGCTGATTCTAAGTCCTTAAGCGATTGCTGTAGGGATTGGCTGTTGACTTCAGTTAGCCATGAGAAATGCTCATCTTTTTTGAGCGTTGTCAATAACTTAGCTGTATCCCCGTATTTTAAATGCTGCTTAGACTCAGCATAAGTATCAGTAGTCAACCGCAAAAAATGGTTATACACAAAACGACTACACCCAAAACACTTAGCAAGATATGATTCCTGTTCAGGTGTCGGATATAGTCTAAATTTGTAACCTTTATTTGCCATTGGCCTAATTTATCCATTTCCTTGATTTTAGGTAAGCTATTGATTTTTGTCAATTGCGTCGGAACACTTCCGACCACAACCCTTCCGCCTTTCATCCCCAAGTTCCGCATGGGCTAGCGCCTCGCTTCGCTAACGCTACACTTGGGGTCTTCCCGGCGAGTAAGATAAGAGCAATTTCTGGTGCTGAGAATATTGTCTTACAAGTTGTCACATAACAAAGAGGCTGTTTGTCACTAAAATGTAAATATTTATTAAAGAATTGACATTTTCCCAAAAAACGGTAACAATAGATACAGAAGTCAAATCGTTCATCTCTCTTAGCCCAATAACAATGTCGCTAACAGGGAGACGGAAGTAGGGAGAAACCCCGAAGGAACGCGCCTCATATCACTACAGTTCATTTAGAGGCGAAAACCATGAAACTCTCTTATCGCGGTGTTCAATACGATTACAACCCTCCAGTTGTAGAAAGCACTGAAGATGTAGTCGGGGGCAAGTATCGGGGTCTAGATTGGAGATTCCGCAATATGAAAAAGCCGCCCGTGCTGCAACCTCGGGTTAACCTAACCTATCGCGGTGTTCGCTACCAAAATGGTGTGACTTCAGCTCCTAACAGCGCCCAACCCACAACAAGTCCTGTTTTCTCGACGCAAGACAAAGCACGTTCATTAATGCTGAATTCCCAGCGAGTGATCAAGAATCGTCAGCAAGCCATGCTATATCGTTCCGCTGCGGAAGTTGGATTGGTCGCGTATCACTCCTAATATCTAGCCAGAATTCTAAGAAAGAGCCTATCTGGCTTTTCCTAGAAACGATAATTAGCTGATGAATAAAAATACTCCCTAGATTACATTAGGGGGTATTTTTTTGTTATTTACCATACGCTTATAGATGTTTTTAACTCGTAGCTATGCCACTCCTTGACCCCAATCAAAGCTATACCTTCAACCGATACTTCGAGCTGGGCTAATAAAAGTAATTTTTGCTGTATTTTACAAGCAAATTTAAAAGCGTATTAGAGTACTGTCATTAACTTGAGGTACGGTAATTAGCCTAACATTCTGCTAAAAAACCACACCTGTAAATTATTTTGCCTCTGATAGACTCGCACCACACAACCACGGAGTTGAGCATCATGGCAAAGGTAATCGGGATTGATTTAGGAATGACGAATTCCCGTGTGGCAGTCATGGAATATAGGAAAGCTAGAGTTATTGCCAACACAGATAGTTTGGGAGCAACGCCTTCCGTTATAGGTTACGCCCAAAACGGCGTTAGCGAAGTGGGGTCGAAGATCGATCGCCTCATGGGTCAAATTGCCAAACGCCAAGCTGTAATCAATGATCAAAACACCATTCACTCCGTCAAACGCTTCATCGGGCGCAAATACGATGAAGTCACCCAGGAAGTAAGTAAGGTTGCCTACGAAATCGTTTCCGCTAGCGACGGCGGCATTACAATCAGCTGTCCCAATGCAGGCGCACAGTTTACCCCTGAAGAAATTTCTGCCCAGATTTTACGCCAACTTGCCGACACTGCCAGTGCCTACCTCGGCGAAGACGTTACCGAAGCTGTGATTACTGTTCCTGCTTACTTTACAGATGCTCAACGACAAGCCACCAAAAATGCTGGCTATTTAGCGGGTTTGGATGTGCTCCGTACCATCAATGAAGCCACTGCTGCCTGCCTTGCCCACGGACTAGATAAGCGGGACAACGAAACCATTCTAGTTTTTGACCTCGGTGGCGCTACTTTGGATGTCTATCTTCTAGAGTTAGGTGATGGTGTCTTTGAACTACTCGCTACTAGCAGCGACGCTTACCTCGGCGGCAATGACTTCGATAAAAAGATTGTTGATTGGCTGGCTGATGAATTTCAGCGTCAAGAAAATATCGATCTGCGCCAAGATAAGCAAGCTTTACAGCGGCTTCTAAAAGCCGCTGAAAAAGCTAAAATTGAGCTTTCCAGCCTTAATCAAGCAGAAATTGACCTCCCCTTCATCGCAGCTACTGAAGACGGCCCCAAACATATTGATACAGTCCTTACCCGTACTGAATTTGAGGAAATGTGTTCAGAACTCCTTGACGGCTGTCGCATTCCTATCGAACAAGCACTCCAAGAAGCCAGACTGAAAATATCTGAGATTAATGAAGTTGTCTTTGTGGGTGGCTCTACCCACATCCCAGCAGTTCAGGAATTAGTACGCCAATTCACTGGCAAGGAACCCCTTCAAGGCGTTAATCCTGAGGAAGCTGTAGCCCTCGGTGCAGCTATCCAAGCCAGTGTTTTGTCTGGTCGAGTAGACTACGGTTGTATATCTTGGTGTATGACCTCCCTGTCGTTAGGTATAGAAACGCAGCATGGGTTGATGACTAAGCTGATTGACCGCAACACATTCCTCCCAATCCGAAAATCCCAAGTTTTCTCTACCGAAACGGATGGGCAGACCAGTATAAAAATCAATGTTCTACGAGGAGAGCGACCCTTCGCTAAAGATAACAAAAGTTTAGGAATTCTCCGCCTCGATGGAATTCCCCTTGCTCCCAAGGGTGTACCGCAAATCGAAGTCACATTCGACGTTGACCATAACGACATTCTCTCCATCACTGCCAAAGATTTAGCAACTGGGAAAGAAGTAGCGATGGTACTTCCTCATGCTTTAACCGTTGATCGGTACGAAGTAGAACGAATGATGGTGGATGCAGAAAGACAGTTCAAAGAAGACCGAAAACTCCTTGAACCGATTCAAGCAAGAGAACAGGTCAAATCAGTTCTTTGGGAGACCGAAAGACAGTTAACTGAACTTGTTGAAAAGCTTTCATCTGTTGATAAAGAATGGGTTGAAGGGTTGGTGAGCAACCTGCGAGATGTGACACAGAAGCAGAGCGGATGCTGCCAACAAGCTCAGTTACCAGTCAGTAACCCTGCCTTTGTTCTAGCAGGAACGCCTACAAGCAGTGCAATGGCAGCTCTTTGTGGCAGAGATGATCAAGAGCTAGATTAAGCGTTTTGCACAAGGGGCGATGAGATTTTGGTATGGTGTACCCCTACAGAAAGGGTATTAGTGTCCGGACTCCTCCGAGAGTTGTGTGCAAAAATCGAGTAATCATCCCTGCGATGCCTGCATTCCTTCGGTGAAACTGCATGAACTTGGGTCTTGGACAAACAATTGGTGGACGCTACACTATCATCAGCCAACTGGGTCAAGGTGGCTTTGGCAAAACTTTTGTGGCACAAGACAAGCACTTGCCCGACCACCAGCAGTGTGTCGTCAAGCAACTGAAACCTCAAGCAACTGACCCCTTTACTCTGCAAACGGCAAGGCGTCTATTTGATACGGAAGCTAAAGTCTTGCATCGGTTGGGAAGTCACGACCAAATTCCGCAACTTTTTGCTTACTTTGAGGAAAATCAAGAATTTTATTTGGTGCAGGAATTCATTGAAGGGGATGACTTGAGTAAAGAACTCACCCCCCCAACTCCCCCCTACCAAGGGGGGGCTACTACAGGTAATGCCTCCTCTTACCAAGGGGGAGGTAGGGGGGGTCTCTGGAGTGAAGACGAGGTGATTTCCCTATTAAAGGAAATTCTAGAAATATTAGATTTTGTTCATCAGCAGAACGTCATTCATCGAGATATCAATCCGCGCAATATCATTCGACGGAAGCAAGATGGCAAATTAGTTTTAATTGATTTTGGGGCGGTTAAACAAGTTAGCACTCAAGTCGTTCAAGGAGGACGAACAAACGTTACCGTCGCAATTGGTACTCCTGGCTATTTACCCAGCGAACAAGCCAACAGCAATCCTAAATTAAGCAGTGATATTTATGCTGTAGGAATGGTGGGCATTCAAGCCCTGATCGGCATCAGCCCTGAGCAACTGCCAATCAACCCCGATACAGGTGAACTTAGTTGGAATGAAAAGGCATCGGCTAGCTCTGAATTTGCCGAAGTATTAGATAAAATGGTGCGCTACGATTTCCGGCAACGCTACCAATCAGCAGCTTTAGTCTTACAAGCGCTTAATGAATTAAAGACTGTTTCTAAAAGTACTGTTTCCTTCCCTGCTGCATCACCAAAACCGATTAG is a window encoding:
- a CDS encoding DUF4278 domain-containing protein; translated protein: MKLSYRGVQYDYNPPVVESTEDVVGGKYRGLDWRFRNMKKPPVLQPRVNLTYRGVRYQNGVTSAPNSAQPTTSPVFSTQDKARSLMLNSQRVIKNRQQAMLYRSAAEVGLVAYHS
- the dnaK gene encoding molecular chaperone DnaK, with protein sequence MAKVIGIDLGMTNSRVAVMEYRKARVIANTDSLGATPSVIGYAQNGVSEVGSKIDRLMGQIAKRQAVINDQNTIHSVKRFIGRKYDEVTQEVSKVAYEIVSASDGGITISCPNAGAQFTPEEISAQILRQLADTASAYLGEDVTEAVITVPAYFTDAQRQATKNAGYLAGLDVLRTINEATAACLAHGLDKRDNETILVFDLGGATLDVYLLELGDGVFELLATSSDAYLGGNDFDKKIVDWLADEFQRQENIDLRQDKQALQRLLKAAEKAKIELSSLNQAEIDLPFIAATEDGPKHIDTVLTRTEFEEMCSELLDGCRIPIEQALQEARLKISEINEVVFVGGSTHIPAVQELVRQFTGKEPLQGVNPEEAVALGAAIQASVLSGRVDYGCISWCMTSLSLGIETQHGLMTKLIDRNTFLPIRKSQVFSTETDGQTSIKINVLRGERPFAKDNKSLGILRLDGIPLAPKGVPQIEVTFDVDHNDILSITAKDLATGKEVAMVLPHALTVDRYEVERMMVDAERQFKEDRKLLEPIQAREQVKSVLWETERQLTELVEKLSSVDKEWVEGLVSNLRDVTQKQSGCCQQAQLPVSNPAFVLAGTPTSSAMAALCGRDDQELD